Proteins encoded together in one Pseudomonas sp. ADAK13 window:
- the leuD gene encoding 3-isopropylmalate dehydratase small subunit: MRAFTQHTGLVAPLDRANVDTDQIIPKQFLKSIKRTGFGPNLFDEWRYLDVGYAYQDNSKRPLNKDFVLNAERYQGASVLLARENFGCGSSREHAPWALEEYGFRSIIAPSYADIFFNNSFKNGLLPIILSDAEVDELFQQVEADVGYQLTIDLAAQTVTRPDGKVYHFEVDAFRKHCLINGLDDIGLTLQDGDAIAAFETKHRASQPWLFRDA, from the coding sequence ATGAGAGCTTTTACCCAACACACCGGTTTAGTCGCGCCGTTGGACCGTGCCAACGTGGACACCGACCAGATCATTCCGAAGCAGTTCTTGAAGTCGATCAAGCGCACCGGTTTTGGCCCGAACCTGTTCGACGAGTGGCGCTACCTGGACGTGGGCTACGCCTACCAGGACAACTCCAAGCGCCCGTTGAACAAGGACTTTGTACTCAACGCCGAGCGCTACCAGGGCGCCAGTGTGTTACTGGCCCGGGAAAACTTCGGTTGCGGCTCCAGCCGTGAGCACGCGCCGTGGGCCCTGGAAGAATATGGCTTTCGCAGCATCATCGCGCCGAGTTACGCCGACATCTTCTTCAACAACAGCTTCAAGAACGGCTTGCTGCCGATCATCTTGAGCGATGCCGAAGTGGATGAGTTGTTCCAGCAAGTGGAAGCCGATGTGGGCTACCAATTGACCATCGACCTGGCGGCACAGACCGTGACCCGTCCGGACGGCAAGGTGTACCACTTTGAAGTGGACGCCTTCCGCAAGCACTGCCTGATCAATGGCCTGGACGACATCGGCCTGACCTTGCAGGACGGCGATGCGATTGCAGCGTTTGAAACAAAGCACCGGGCCAGCCAGCCGTGGTTGTTTCGCGACGCTTGA
- a CDS encoding class I SAM-dependent methyltransferase: MTSTVHTQVVQKQFGEQASAYLSSAVHAQGTEFALLQAELAGQGAARLLDLGCGAGHVSFNVAPLVKEVVAYDLSQQMLDVVAAAAVDRGLDNIRTVHGAAERLPFADGEFDFVFSRYSAHHWSDLGLALREVRRVLKPGGVAAFIDVLSPGGPLLDTYLQTVEVLRDTSHVRDYSAGEWMHQLSEAGLHVRNSSRQRLRLEYTSWVERMRTPEVLRAAILALQKAMGQEVRDYFEIQADGTFSTDVLVVWAER, from the coding sequence ATGACCAGCACCGTCCACACTCAAGTCGTGCAAAAGCAATTCGGCGAACAGGCCTCGGCCTACCTGAGCAGCGCAGTTCACGCTCAAGGCACCGAGTTCGCGCTGCTCCAGGCCGAACTGGCCGGGCAAGGCGCTGCGCGACTGCTGGACCTGGGGTGCGGCGCCGGTCATGTGAGCTTCAACGTGGCACCGCTGGTTAAAGAAGTGGTGGCCTACGACCTGTCCCAGCAAATGCTCGATGTGGTCGCCGCAGCTGCCGTGGACCGTGGGCTGGACAATATTCGCACCGTGCACGGCGCCGCCGAGCGCCTGCCGTTTGCCGACGGTGAATTCGACTTCGTGTTCAGCCGCTACTCGGCCCACCACTGGAGCGACCTTGGCCTGGCCCTGCGTGAAGTGCGCCGGGTGCTCAAGCCGGGCGGCGTGGCAGCGTTTATTGACGTCTTGTCACCGGGCGGCCCGCTGTTGGACACTTACCTGCAAACCGTCGAAGTGCTGCGCGACACCAGCCACGTGCGCGATTATTCCGCCGGCGAGTGGATGCACCAGCTCAGCGAAGCCGGTTTGCATGTGCGTAACAGCAGCCGCCAGCGCCTGCGCCTGGAATACACCTCGTGGGTTGAGCGCATGCGTACGCCAGAGGTCTTGCGTGCTGCGATCCTGGCGCTGCAAAAGGCGATGGGCCAGGAAGTGCGTGATTATTTCGAGATTCAAGCCGACGGCACCTTCAGCACCGACGTGCTGGTGGTGTGGGCCGAACGCTGA